A region of Fimbriimonadaceae bacterium DNA encodes the following proteins:
- the argF gene encoding Ornithine carbamoyltransferase, whose translation MNYTNGAKAPRHVLASSDLDSDQFRLILDEAMKLKAQWKTSPQTIHHVENRLMAMIFEKQSLRTRVSFETAFHELGGHASYLTKNDIEMGVRESISDTAQVLSRWCTLIVARLNRHKDIAELAKHATVPVINALTDKEHPCQALADLLTIEEIFGPKKLKVVWIGDGNNVANSFAVAAARLGHETVVCTPPGYECDEIVYQQPGVTQVYRPALAVEGAHVVYTDVWVSMGQEVEAVERISRFAKFQVDEKLMDAAAKEAIFLHCLPAIRGHEVAAEVIDGPQSRVFDQSENRMHAQKALMKLILEGKL comes from the coding sequence GTGAACTATACGAACGGCGCCAAGGCGCCTCGGCATGTCCTTGCCTCAAGCGACCTCGACAGCGATCAGTTCAGGCTGATCCTGGACGAGGCGATGAAGCTCAAGGCCCAGTGGAAGACCTCGCCACAGACGATCCACCATGTCGAAAATCGTCTCATGGCAATGATCTTCGAGAAGCAGTCGCTACGAACTCGGGTATCGTTCGAGACCGCCTTTCACGAGCTTGGCGGGCATGCCAGCTACCTGACCAAGAACGATATCGAGATGGGCGTCCGTGAATCGATTTCCGACACCGCCCAGGTCTTGTCGCGCTGGTGCACCCTGATCGTTGCCCGACTTAACCGCCACAAGGACATCGCGGAGCTGGCCAAGCATGCGACGGTGCCGGTCATCAACGCGCTTACCGACAAGGAACATCCCTGCCAGGCTCTTGCCGACCTTCTCACGATCGAAGAAATTTTCGGCCCGAAGAAGCTGAAAGTAGTGTGGATCGGGGATGGCAACAACGTGGCGAACAGCTTTGCTGTCGCCGCTGCTCGTCTCGGCCATGAGACCGTCGTGTGCACTCCGCCAGGTTATGAGTGTGACGAGATCGTCTATCAGCAGCCCGGCGTGACGCAGGTCTATCGCCCAGCTCTCGCGGTGGAGGGCGCGCACGTGGTCTACACCGATGTCTGGGTGAGCATGGGCCAGGAGGTTGAGGCCGTGGAGCGAATCAGCCGGTTCGCCAAATTCCAGGTGGATGAGAAGCTGATGGATGCCGCCGCCAAGGAAGCGATCTTCCTCCACTGTTTGCCGGCGATTAGGGGCCACGAGGTCGCGGCAGAGGTCATCGACGGGCCGCAGTCGCGCGTCTTTGACCAGTCAGAGAATCGGATGCACGCGCAGAAGGCGCTGATGAAGCTCATTCTTGAAGGCAAGCTGTAG
- the moaA1 gene encoding GTP 3',8-cyclase 1: MPAEGLNWLPRMEVLSFEEIERLTRLFVSLGVDKIRLTGGEPTVRKDLELLIDRLAGIDGVRSFLMTTNGSTLATKAGSYRQAGLTGLNISIDSLKPDRFKEITLRDELYRVLRGIDAAIEAGYESVKLNIVVMAGINDDELLDLVEFARHRPVVVRFIEFMPFEGNGWQQASVFTYRQMRSIIESRYDLVPLATEASAVGKDFGIDGFAGTIGFVTSMTESFCDGCNRLRLTAEGAFKACLFAGSETSLRDPMRQGADDQALEGIVREALSRKWRGHPPMDLLPQVKNRSMVAIGG, from the coding sequence ATGCCGGCGGAAGGCTTGAACTGGCTTCCGCGAATGGAAGTCCTTTCGTTCGAAGAAATCGAGCGTCTAACGCGGCTGTTTGTAAGCCTGGGGGTTGACAAGATCCGGCTCACCGGTGGAGAGCCCACCGTTCGAAAAGACCTTGAGCTTTTGATCGATCGACTCGCCGGGATTGACGGGGTGAGGTCATTTTTGATGACAACAAACGGCTCCACCCTCGCCACCAAGGCCGGCAGCTACCGCCAAGCCGGTCTGACCGGACTGAACATCTCGATCGATTCCCTCAAGCCGGATCGCTTCAAGGAGATCACCCTTCGCGACGAGCTTTATCGGGTGTTGCGAGGCATCGATGCTGCGATCGAGGCTGGCTACGAAAGCGTGAAGCTCAACATCGTCGTGATGGCTGGAATCAACGACGACGAGCTGCTCGACCTCGTGGAGTTCGCTCGTCATCGCCCGGTCGTCGTGCGCTTTATCGAATTCATGCCTTTCGAAGGCAATGGGTGGCAGCAAGCGTCGGTCTTCACCTATCGCCAGATGCGCTCCATCATCGAGTCGCGCTACGACTTGGTTCCGCTGGCTACCGAGGCATCCGCGGTGGGCAAGGATTTCGGAATCGACGGGTTTGCCGGGACGATCGGCTTCGTCACCTCGATGACCGAAAGTTTCTGCGACGGCTGCAATCGCTTGAGACTTACGGCAGAGGGCGCGTTCAAGGCGTGCCTTTTCGCAGGTTCGGAAACCAGCCTTCGCGATCCCATGCGCCAAGGCGCCGACGACCAAGCCTTGGAAGGGATCGTCCGAGAGGCCCTGAGCCGCAAGTGGCGCGGCCATCCCCCGATGGACCTTCTGCCTCAAGTTAAGAACCGGAGCATGGTGGCGATCGGTGGCTAG
- the moaE2 gene encoding Molybdopterin molybdenumtransferase 2 — protein sequence MIAEAATLIDFEDALRIVRSEAHPMPTEVVELPYLLGRVLAKPIHTRYDQPPFDNSAVDGFAICPADIQAGTDHRSFLIRGEMPAGSAEEFRLEPGETVRVFTGGALPANTGGIVMKEFAEVEGSSARFTVAGAMGDHIRFGGSEARAGEAFVQPGLITPPVMAALAVAGASQADVFALPKVGILVTGSELVSPGESLARGQTYECNGTALAGAIRALGFHDPTVLRVDDTVESTTSALKRLMQNCDVLITSGGISVGEYDLVRRCLGNLGAREYFWQVAMKPGKPVYFGRAGDCAIFGLPGNPVSALVTFSLLVRPYLRAICGLPDERSSLCLPTTESLQKKAGRTEFVPCLWDQEGAEPILGRASHKTSCLAEANGLLVLPKDLDSLPAGESANVIELRWGMES from the coding sequence ATGATCGCTGAGGCCGCCACCCTGATCGATTTCGAAGACGCCCTGCGAATCGTCCGGAGTGAGGCCCACCCGATGCCGACAGAAGTCGTCGAACTCCCATACTTGCTGGGTCGCGTACTGGCCAAGCCCATTCATACGCGATACGACCAGCCCCCCTTCGACAATTCGGCGGTCGACGGGTTCGCGATTTGTCCCGCCGACATTCAAGCCGGAACCGATCACCGTAGCTTTTTAATACGTGGCGAGATGCCGGCAGGGTCGGCCGAGGAATTTCGACTTGAGCCAGGCGAAACCGTGCGGGTGTTTACGGGTGGAGCACTACCTGCCAACACCGGCGGCATCGTGATGAAAGAGTTCGCCGAGGTCGAGGGTAGTTCTGCGAGATTCACGGTGGCAGGTGCGATGGGTGACCACATTCGATTCGGCGGATCCGAGGCAAGAGCCGGGGAAGCCTTCGTTCAACCTGGGCTGATTACGCCGCCTGTGATGGCTGCCCTCGCCGTTGCGGGCGCCTCACAAGCAGACGTCTTTGCGCTGCCGAAGGTCGGCATCCTCGTAACCGGAAGCGAGTTGGTGTCGCCGGGCGAAAGTTTGGCACGAGGCCAGACCTACGAGTGTAATGGAACCGCCCTGGCCGGAGCCATCCGAGCCCTCGGATTCCATGACCCGACCGTTCTGCGCGTCGACGACACCGTGGAATCGACGACGTCCGCACTGAAGCGGCTGATGCAGAACTGCGACGTGCTAATCACGAGCGGTGGGATATCGGTGGGGGAATACGATCTCGTTAGGCGTTGCCTCGGCAACCTGGGAGCCCGTGAGTACTTCTGGCAAGTGGCCATGAAGCCTGGAAAGCCGGTCTACTTCGGACGAGCCGGGGATTGCGCCATCTTCGGCCTGCCCGGAAATCCCGTGTCGGCCCTTGTCACGTTTTCTCTGCTGGTCAGGCCCTACTTGCGCGCGATTTGCGGGTTGCCGGATGAGCGCTCGTCCTTGTGCCTACCCACCACCGAATCGCTGCAAAAGAAGGCGGGGCGAACGGAATTTGTGCCTTGCCTTTGGGATCAAGAAGGGGCCGAGCCGATCTTGGGCCGGGCATCCCACAAGACAAGCTGCCTCGCTGAGGCAAACGGGTTGCTTGTTCTGCCGAAAGACCTGGACTCGCTGCCGGCCGGCGAATCCGCCAATGTCATCGAGCTCCGATGGGGGATGGAATCTTGA